AAGATACAAATTATAAAACCTGAGTTAACAAGATGGGAATATGAATAATTCATAATCAAGACTGAAGTATTAAAGATAAAACTCCCCAAACCTAAATTTAGCTCATTGATACAGAAAGCTCCACACAGTGAATCCAGAGCACCACCACCAAAATAAcgttttgaatatttatttctcGTTGGCAGGCCAGCTGCTCAGGTTTGACCACTTGTTTTGGAAAAGAGGTCACCTAGCAACCTCATTACAACCTTCTACTGGGTGTCCAACATAAGCTTCTGGCCCGACAGTGTGAGACGACAGAGCGGACAGGGAAAAGGACACAGAGGTCTCTACGTGTCTGCTCATCTCAAACAGCAGGTACGGAGCCTGAATGGTGATTTGACTCGTTACCTGGAGGCCGGCGGTCACCTGCCGTCTGCTGCTTCAACTGGCTGATTCTCTCCTGGAATAACTGCATATGtccactcactctctcctctaGACGGGAGAGTGGGATGTCTGACAGGAATATAAAGGGATATAATcaaacagggaaaaaaaggtGATAAAACATTAGAGCCGGACCAATTTATCTGTTTGACAATATTAACCTCTCAGAGTCGGTGACAATTAGCATCAGTCAGAATTTTGCCAATTTGCACCGATGTATTCATTTAGAAGTTTTAGAGCATCACTGACTTTGGAGACGCTAACTTTAAAATAACCAATTGCAAATCCAGTTTGAGGGAAGAAATGTAACAGCCACCGCACTAATGGTTGTAACTATCAACCAGCACAAAAAGGACAATGACCAACATAAATCACACGTTCctctgaaatgaaatgttaaaaaatgtagCATTCGCCTTTGGAACCTGTAACGCCTACTTAGTGGTGCTTCATGGGAAATAATGAACATTTATGTTTACAGTTTGTTTGCTTAATTAAAGCTCTAGATATTAGTTtcattattaatgttttctttttatttatagttaattataataaataaggTTTATGGTTGAAACTGTGAAAAATCAAACCGCAGTTACTTTGCTTTGTCAGAGGTTTGAGAATcttgaaaatcaaatatatatataggacATATTTTACTCCTTAATATAAGTATCAGTCAGGCTCTGATAAACATGAAGTCAAAGTACAGAATTTTGACACAGTGAGAGAGTTTCTTGTGGCTTCATCATCAAAAGGATACTGAGAGAGAAGGGCAAGTGGCAAATGTCCACCTCCACAAGAGGGCGCACGTCCAACAAAAGATGGGGCTCAGCGTTGTCCAATATCGATTTATAATCCTGGAATTatatcaaaacagcacaatttagagagagagagagggggagaggtgTGGCTTTATTTTTGGAAAAAGACATTGATTAATATCCACAGCTAAACGGGGAAACTAAAATGACTTGCAGCTTAATGTTGGATTTGTGGAGTAATACGAGCGTTTTAACTGCCTCTCCTTAAATCACAGGAAACAACATGGTTTCTGACTGGAGGCCCTTTGCCCAATCTCGATTACAGCCCAATCAATCACGATCCCCATCTCTGTGTTTAATGACTCAGCGACTTTGAAAGTGCCAATTCTGCAGAAATATAAACAGATGCAATCCACCGCCGCTGCTCCTGCTGCCAAATggaacatgtttttctttcccatAGAAAATCTACAGGCACATTTTAAGTCATTTCCCATTTGGGGCTGGGTCAGAGCTGAGATCTAATCAGTTTatgaatgcaaatgaaaacGGAGAAAAGTGTGAGTAATCATACAATAAACAGCGCTAAATACAGGAAGTCACGCAATGGCTGACTGCTGCGTAGGATATACTCCCTACCTGTACAGTGATCCTCTGATTCCcggagaggaggtggagtttgCGGCACTGAAACACAGGGAAAATGAGCAAATAAGAGAATTTTCCGATGATTAAGGGAAAATGACATATTCAGTCACATCTGTTTCATCTCTCATGACCAACCTTATCTGTGGCGGCCGACCCACAGAAGCTCTCATAGTCCACGAGCTTGGTCACGCTGGGCTTCTCTCCACACACTGCGCAGCCGGCCTGCTTGGGCCGCAGCTTGATGGACCTGAATCTGGCGTCTTGAGCGTCAAACATCAGCAGCGTCTGGCCGCAGGAAGCTGGAACGCCCAGTCAAAGATAAACGCCACTTTGTTAAGAGGATCACCACGCAGCTTGATTCAGAGAATCAGCAGGCGTGTGTCCCATTCGTGTATGAACACCATAGCAACACGTTGTATGAACACAACACTGTACTGTTCCCCGGGCTGACGCATCAGAGCCAGGTGTTGGCGCGAGTATCACAATGCAGATCAGAAGGCCCGACAGAGTGAGTCTATTCACTGACGTAAGTCTCCGTATAAGCATGTGAGCGCTGAAACCACAGAGGCTTCAGGAGACAATGGCCCACGAGTAGTGAGCGGACTCCACAGGAGGGAAACTAAaatattcctttttttgttttgttacatCAGAGCGGCACAAATCAGCATTTCTCATTACTGTCTTCGATACAATGAAATCCCTTCTGGCAGTCGATGAGTGCTGATTCATCGCAACGACTGAACAAATTGGTCAAGGGTGGTTCTGCATGCAACGTGGgagtgagtgatggaaaagcaaAGGATACAGCCTTGTCCAGAGGCGATCTTCACGACTTCTAAGGCCTGCAAGCAGCCCATTGTCCCTGGAACTTCAAGAAGAGTGGAAAACGTTACTATGAACAACAAAGACTGTGACAATGACAAGTAAGGTCCGGGCCACACTGGGTGCACGTGCAGCGTGTTCCGGCTGTGGAGCTGATCTGCTGCATCACGAATGCGGAGCGGCTACATGTGGTTTCTGCTTTGCCTGCAGTATTTCTTTGAATATAAGTACTCAACAAAAATGCCAAGACTCGTGTTTACAGCCATGCATCTCCTAGTTCTGcagtataaataaaaacttgaagTGAAcggattcagtcaacagaaacactgaagtgcttttactttgcaaCAGGTCCAGCAAGTGTGCTAAATATTTGTGACAAATTAGACGGTTAGACATTGACACTGTGGTGAAAGATCACTGTAAATTTTGTGAACCGCGTAGTGCGAAAATAGGTAAGACCCCGACTCTATTGAAGAAGCAGCACGAAATGTGTCTCACGCAGGCAGTGTAAAAGCTCCAACCTGATAACATGGGCGCCGAAATGACAAGTAAGATGTTCAGTGACGCACGTGCACCACTCACGCATCCAGTGCGACCTAGGCGTAAAACACTCACCCACTCCCAACACCCCTCCGTCGGAACAGTTGGTTACCGTCTCTGGGGGAGGGGGCACTGGGTACAGACATCTGTAGCAGGGGCCTCCACGGTAATTATATACTGTCAACtagaaagacacacaaattGGTTTACAAATCAGAGAGTGTGACGACTCTGAAGGCTTCCtgcctcacctgtccctccatTCTCAGAGCGCCTGCTGACACCAGAGGTTTCCCACTGAGGACACAGGCGTCATTCACCAGATAGCGAGTGGGGACATTGTCTGAGCAATCGGCCACGATGTCATACATGACGTCAGCAAAGTTAAGGTGTCACCAGAGTTTGAAGATAAACAAGATCAGTTAAGTAGGTTTCTGCTAAATTCCAAAAGGAAACAATAAGCCTGAAATGGACATAGCGGTTGGCAGCTGTAAGAAATATTCATGACAAAGAATTAGCCAGCAGCAGATCTGCGGAACAGATGTAGGTGGAGGACTCTGAGGCGGCAGGATACTGTTGGATGAGTTGCAAGGCGTTCTCCGGCGAAAGCTGCAGGTGGTAGGGAATACACTCGACAGTGGAGTTCAACCTGCAGACAAAAAGTCAGATTCACAGAAGTCGGTTATGATCGTCTATAATTGTCTGATTCATCACAGACAGATCAGTATTATATGAGTACTATTGACCTTTAAAAACAAAGCCCATATCAGGGCGGTGCTGGTGTTTCAGTTAAAGCAAGAACAgatcacaaaacaacaacatgtgagCTTTGAATGGGACATGGGATCTGAGTCACATGACGGCCGCCTCCCTCCCCAGCCCCTCTGTTAATCTGTGCTGTTCATCTCTCAGCTGTCAAAGAGGTGAGGAAACTAATAAAGACTCATGCACTATGAATGCAGCTAAACTCATTAATGAACAATGAACAATAAAAGAAGGAATACTTTGTAGTGTACGTGTAACGCAGCATAAAAACACTGTCCTTTTCTTTGCAAGTCAGTGAAATTACGCCCTCTTGTGGCCGTAAgtcatcactgtgtgtgtgctaacCACAGTAGGCCGACTGTGAGGGAGAAAAGCTGCCTCTGAAATAACATGTTTACACAATATTTGCAGACTGGGGAGGAATACACAACCAAATATAATCTGTGGTGAGACTGGAGTGCGCCAGCATACATTACACAGCAACCCAAGGACATATAAATACACCAATTATCCTTGTTACTGAGTATTTACTTATATTTAATTTACTAATAATACTTTCAGGTAAGATTTGGCACAAGTGCGCAGGAATACATTATGTCAAACACTTTTAATCTACTAGAGGATTGGTAGGATTGACCTCtatgtactgtatattgtaCGACACTATGTGTAATTCGATGTAggatcacttttttttaaagtatgcACAGGAACCAGTCAGTACCTTCTCACTGCATTGGCAGCGGACAGAGCCTTGGCCTGGCCCTGGTTCTCCTCCCCGTGCAGCACCTGTCTGTGCAGGTTACTGAGCTCCACCTCATCGTAGTCCAGCAGACCCAGACgccctgcagagacacagaggaaccGGTCAGGGAGAAATGCTTCAGTATTAATGACAAACCCTGATAACGCTTGTGAATCGTGACAATTAAAGTCAAACTGAACAGGATGTGTTTGGCAGACTTCACTGGTACTTTCTATCTATAGCACTCGGTCTTTGCCTTTTCTCAGAATATGTATGTGCTTACCAAATCCAGTGATTCTGTCCCTAACCAGCAGTTGTAGAGAAAgaactcaaacattttactcaagtaaaagtacaaatcataaaaaaaatgtgcattAAAGTACTGCATTAACTTTTCCACCTGAGCAAAGGTAAGTATGTATTTGCGTTCAAAtatactttaagtattaaaagtaaatgcCTAGAGTAGCTTATTTCCTAATGCATCACTCAACTACATCATCAGCTGTGTCTACCACACATTCTGTTTAATACAAGAATAACACAGACGTCATATTAATAAAGAATGCTGCAGATGTTGATACTAAAAATACTtctaaaaatactttgttatgTTTCTTcgccagtgatgctgctgctgctctcattgAAAAGGCTCTGATGATATCTGCTCACTCTGGTTGAATCAGTGGATCAATTCCCCTTTATCTGTTGATTACTTTTAAACTATGAGAACATGTAACGTAATGCATTATAAAAATTGTGTGGAGTAGTAAGTACAGATATTTGGTGAAAAGTACCCCAAAATAAAACTACTTAAATAAAGCACAGGAAAAATGTTCTTAAGGAAAGTGAggaagtaaatgtactttgtaacATCCAATCACTGTTAACCAGCATGCTGTTATTAACATAACTGTACACAAACTCCAACAGTTATCCTCAGCCCGTGGAACCAGAATGCTTATTTTAGATTCTGCTGATCAAGACAAAACACTTGATGTCTCAAGATTTCATAACACTAAATGTATACATTTagtataaaatgaaaattacaGAAGGGTTATGATTTAATCAGTTGGACACGATATCACATGTAGACCACCTACCGATGCCTGCTGCTGCTAGGTACTGCGCCAGGGGGCAACCGAGTCCTCCACAGCCAACAACCAGCACTGACGTCTTGGATAAGTTCAGCTGACCTGTGGACAGTCCAGACGTTCTCTGTTGTGATGAGTCACACCATAAAATAGAGCTGACTTGACAGAGTGTGTACTCGGCTGTGTCCTAGAATGACACTTGCAGGTCATCCATACCTTGTACACCCAGCTCGGGCAGCAGGAGCTGTCTGCTGTACCGCATGATGTCCTCGTTGCTCAGGGCCGGTTTGGCTTCCAGTGGGCTGAGGGGCGTCACTTTGTCGTGAAGCTCCAGT
This Limanda limanda chromosome 12, fLimLim1.1, whole genome shotgun sequence DNA region includes the following protein-coding sequences:
- the mocs3 gene encoding adenylyltransferase and sulfurtransferase MOCS3; the encoded protein is MCEELRSLKAQLREQERELEALRNKLAQLEKSPTPALELHDKVTPLSPLEAKPALSNEDIMRYSRQLLLPELGVQGQLNLSKTSVLVVGCGGLGCPLAQYLAAAGIGRLGLLDYDEVELSNLHRQVLHGEENQGQAKALSAANAVRRLNSTVECIPYHLQLSPENALQLIQQYDIVADCSDNVPTRYLVNDACVLSGKPLVSAGALRMEGQLTVYNYRGGPCYRCLYPVPPPPETVTNCSDGGVLGVVPGTMGCLQALEVVKIASGQGSSCGQTLLMFDAQDARFRSIKLRPKQAGCAVCGEKPSVTKLVDYESFCGSAATDKCRKLHLLSGNQRITVQDYKSILDNAEPHLLLDVRPLVEVDICHLPFSLNIPLSRLEERVSGHMQLFQERISQLKQQTAGDRRPPVYVICKLGNDSQKAVQLLEEMSGSEVDSITVKDIRGGLTSWSKKIDPTFPQY